A single region of the Lysinibacillus sp. B2A1 genome encodes:
- a CDS encoding 3-oxoacyl-ACP reductase FabG — protein sequence MKVDLSGKVVIVTGGSKGIGKGIATVFAKQGAHVVIAARGLEHATKLASELQMQGYSASGAAVDVESYESVENMAQEVASKYGAIDILCSNAGIFPSVKLEDMGTDQWDHVLNVNARGTMFAVKACAPYLKNADYGRVIITSSITGPVTGYTGWTHYAASKAAQLGFMRTAALELAHYNITVNAVLPGNIATEGLDGLGEEYLQKMAKAIPFGGLGSVEDIAYAALFLSSKEAGFITGQSIIIDGGQTLPEDAEAF from the coding sequence TTGAAAGTAGATTTATCTGGGAAGGTTGTTATTGTTACTGGTGGAAGTAAAGGAATTGGTAAAGGCATTGCGACAGTGTTTGCAAAGCAAGGTGCTCATGTTGTTATTGCTGCAAGAGGCTTAGAGCATGCGACAAAATTAGCATCTGAACTACAGATGCAAGGCTACTCTGCTTCTGGGGCAGCCGTCGATGTAGAAAGCTATGAATCTGTGGAAAATATGGCACAAGAGGTTGCTAGTAAATATGGTGCCATCGATATTTTATGCTCAAATGCAGGCATTTTTCCATCTGTCAAGCTAGAGGATATGGGCACAGATCAATGGGACCATGTGTTAAATGTTAATGCACGAGGAACGATGTTCGCTGTGAAAGCATGTGCTCCTTATTTAAAGAATGCAGATTATGGAAGAGTCATTATTACCTCCTCCATTACAGGTCCAGTGACAGGATATACAGGGTGGACACACTATGCAGCAAGTAAAGCAGCACAGCTTGGTTTTATGCGGACTGCAGCACTTGAATTAGCACACTATAATATTACCGTTAATGCAGTTCTTCCAGGCAATATTGCAACAGAAGGATTAGATGGTCTTGGAGAGGAATATTTGCAGAAGATGGCAAAGGCTATTCCATTCGGTGGATTGGGCAGTGTTGAGGATATTGCCTATGCAGCACTATTCCTCAGCAGCAAAGAAGCAGGTTTTATTACAGGACAATCCATTATTATTGATGGTGGACAAACATTACCAGAAGATGCTGAAGCATTTTGA
- a CDS encoding carboxysome shell protein — MTKSIGIVETRGLAISIQIADAMLKGANIRLLRQETIDLALVTIAIEGDTEAIREAIEIGTKMAKAANQWIASTTILRPEDAVNGLVMEIAKKPT; from the coding sequence ATGACAAAATCGATTGGTATTGTGGAAACGAGAGGTCTTGCCATTTCTATTCAAATAGCAGACGCCATGTTAAAAGGAGCAAATATTAGATTGCTTCGACAAGAAACAATTGATTTAGCACTTGTAACAATTGCTATTGAAGGTGATACGGAGGCAATTCGGGAAGCAATTGAAATTGGTACAAAAATGGCCAAAGCTGCTAACCAATGGATTGCCTCTACTACTATTTTACGCCCAGAAGATGCTGTTAATGGTTTAGTGATGGAAATTGCTAAAAAACCGACGTAA